Proteins co-encoded in one Uloborus diversus isolate 005 chromosome 9, Udiv.v.3.1, whole genome shotgun sequence genomic window:
- the LOC129230272 gene encoding serine/threonine-protein kinase haspin-like: MHINPAFTISTVPTVAGAVLATCTYWKIPQIIYRLLKKWRRNSWKISIRVRKKRQLMLSSLKQAFQIHQNYMTPPETIPQNEVEADSMSQSLKEVMDLCVVNHGVSFLAALPLCKQMSAVKIAEGTYAEIYKLTHVDGSHRIFKCMPVNGQHPDSGNINLPIEMAIPDIICSSFLSELNEGPVYLAPNFPKVYKISLIKDEFPAAMMRCWWDYKNSPKRLEDPAEHFQPNLYPEDQLYLATELDYCGEPATLKNMRNAWSGLSIITQVASALAIAEVAFNFEHRDLHLGNLLLNETNCPEMRYVLESFNFSVQTVGQQVFVIDFTLSRINVGGVHYMSLDHCVCDNDEETECDNLWLDHRTVYKVMAEYSSGQWSNYMPVTNVLWLKYILEHVLHSLFRNNPSFRQIATNRSDENQMRAVRLLRGWNDTILEFNSARSLLFNLILKNNPLVTIMQS, encoded by the coding sequence ATGCATATTAATCCTGCCTTTACAATTTCTACAGTCCCAACTGTGGCTGGAGCTGTTCTTGCTACGTGCACCTACTGGAAGATACCTCAAATCATTTATCGTCTATTGAAGAAATGGAGGCGGAATTCGTGGAAGATAAGTATTCGCGTCAGGAAAAAACGACAGCTCATGCTTTCATCTCTGAAACAAGCTTTTCAAATTCATCAAAATTACATGACCCCTCCCGAAACGATACCTCAGAATGAGGTCGAGGCAGACAGTATGTCTCAGAGTTTGAAGGAAGTGATGGACTTGTGCGTGGTTAACCATGGTGTCAGTTTCTTGGCTGCTTTGCCATTGTGCAAACAGATGTCAGCCGTAAAAATTGCGGAAGGCACATATGCTGAAATATACAAATTAACTCATGTTGATGGTTCACACAGAATATTCAAATGCATGCCAGTAAATGGGCAGCATCCGGATAGCGGCAACATCAATCTTCCTATTGAAATGGCTATACCAGACATCATTTGTTCATCTTTTCTCAGTGAACTGAATGAAGGGCCAGTGTATTTAGCGCCCAATTTTCCTAAAgtttacaaaataagtttaaTCAAGGATGAATTTCCTGCAGCAATGATGCGCTGTTGGTGGGACTACAAGAACAGTCCCAAAAGGCTGGAAGACCCTGCTGAACACTTTCAACCCAACTTGTATCCAGAAGATCAGCTCTATTTAGCCACAGAGTTGGATTACTGTGGAGAGCCTGCTACTCTTAAGAATATGCGAAATGCTTGGTCGGGCCTGAGTATAATCACTCAGGTGGCATCTGCTTTGGCAATCGCGGAAGTAGCTTTCAACTTCGAGCACAGAGATCTTCATTTGGGCAATCTCTTACTGAACGAAACGAATTGTCCTGAAATGCGGTACGTCCTGGAAAGTTTCAATTTTTCGGTACAAACTGTTGGCCAGCAAGTTTTTGTAATCGACTTTACACTGTCAAGGATAAACGTGGGAGGAGTGCACTATATGTCTCTCGACCATTGCGTCTGCGATAATGACGAAGAAACGGAGTGCGACAATTTATGGCTCGATCACAGAACTGTTTATAAGGTAATGGCAGAGTACAGTAGCGGACAGTGGAGTAACTATATGCCTGTGACGAACGTTTTATGGTTAAAATATATCTTAGAACATGTTCTTCATAGTCTTTTCCGAAATAATCCCTCATTTCGACAGATAGCTACCAATCGCAGTGATGAAAACCAGATGAGAGCAGTTCGATTGCTTAGGGGGTGGAATGACACTATCCTTGAGTTCAACTCTGCCAGAAGTTTATTGTTTAACTTGATTCTGAAAAATAATCCGTTAGTGACCATAATGCAGTCTTGA